In the Paenibacillus sp. FSL H7-0357 genome, one interval contains:
- a CDS encoding glycosyl hydrolase, with protein MKKISELLQNREGNYILPFFWLHGEEEGTLREHMQVVHESGIGAVCVESRPHPDFVGPRWWNDLDIIMDEARSRGMKVWILDDAHFPTGYAAGRIKSDYPQYEKLYLKAHQQDFVGPQIQGGIMVKYALLRPGDRGLAVDMTTDSTSGKPEMVDRDRIIGVVAARKTGPDEIDAESLIDLTEYLHEGTVYWDIPEGRWRIYTLVVTKSGGEKETEGYLNPIVPEATQVLIDTVYEAHYSRYKDDFGDTLAGFFSDEPRFGNVKGPLASIGRFDMVLPWRDDLPEMLSSYFTGEKEVIRHLPLLWANAGVEGHRMRYRYMDLITSLYAEHFTKRLGDWCRGHNVEYIGHVIEDNNAHARLGYGAGHFYRSLWGQDMSGIDVVLHQILPGLDDGYYKSITATGWDGEFFHYGLAKMGASLGHLDPKKHGRTMCEVYGAYGFGEGLKLMKWITDHMLVRGVNHFVPHAFSLKKYPDPDCPPHMYANGNDPQYRYLGVLTHYMNRISHLLSDGRHIAPVAILYHGEAEWSGDYMLFQKPARELMQHQIDFDVVPAELVAHAHVEDSRLYIHDERFEALVIPYAEALPAQLLMQVQTFTEAGVKIYFVDGLPVRTSEGEALRKDQLQKLGGLDGENIVALNQLSVRLKQEDVHDISVSEHQPYLRYYHYIHPDGEAYMFFNEDPAQTISTTIEIPAIEDTQQLFIYDAFLNQLSPLKVHTREGKHSFHLKLDKYQSMIVVQSETIATETVLFAEANDMLPNIRAIKGEWQISLATAAQYPNFTDYGETTDLRSLALPGVLPSFSGTVRYELTFDMQKIPDAARLIIHEPYEVAQVWLNGQDLGTRICPPYTYDVNGCLQAGDNRLIIEVTNTLVKEQQDYLSQFLIQEPTGIVGGVFLQY; from the coding sequence ATGAAGAAAATTTCTGAGCTATTACAAAACAGAGAAGGGAACTACATCCTTCCGTTTTTTTGGCTACACGGCGAGGAAGAAGGTACACTCCGTGAGCACATGCAGGTAGTTCATGAAAGCGGTATCGGCGCGGTATGCGTAGAATCACGGCCTCACCCTGATTTTGTTGGTCCTCGTTGGTGGAACGATCTTGACATTATTATGGATGAAGCCCGCAGCAGGGGGATGAAAGTATGGATTCTGGACGACGCGCATTTCCCTACAGGCTATGCTGCAGGCCGGATCAAATCGGATTATCCACAGTATGAGAAGTTGTATCTCAAAGCACATCAACAGGATTTTGTGGGTCCCCAGATTCAAGGCGGGATCATGGTGAAGTATGCATTGCTTCGACCCGGTGATCGAGGACTAGCAGTGGATATGACAACAGACTCTACATCAGGAAAACCGGAAATGGTAGATAGAGATCGGATTATCGGCGTTGTTGCAGCGCGCAAGACAGGACCTGATGAAATAGATGCGGAATCGCTAATTGACTTGACAGAATATTTGCATGAAGGAACGGTGTATTGGGACATTCCGGAAGGACGTTGGCGCATTTATACACTAGTTGTAACGAAGTCTGGTGGCGAGAAGGAGACAGAAGGATACCTTAATCCAATCGTGCCGGAGGCAACACAGGTACTGATCGATACAGTTTATGAAGCTCACTACTCCCGCTATAAGGACGACTTTGGAGACACACTGGCAGGATTTTTCTCGGATGAACCGCGGTTCGGCAATGTAAAAGGGCCCCTTGCCTCGATCGGGCGGTTTGATATGGTCCTTCCTTGGCGAGATGACCTGCCTGAAATGCTAAGTTCTTATTTTACTGGGGAGAAAGAAGTCATTCGCCATCTCCCTTTACTATGGGCAAATGCTGGGGTAGAAGGACATCGTATGCGTTACCGTTATATGGACCTTATTACCTCCTTGTATGCTGAACATTTTACGAAACGTCTCGGAGATTGGTGCCGGGGTCATAATGTGGAATATATTGGACATGTCATTGAAGATAACAACGCTCATGCCAGATTAGGATACGGGGCTGGACACTTCTACCGTAGCTTGTGGGGACAGGATATGTCCGGTATCGATGTAGTGCTTCATCAGATTTTGCCCGGATTAGATGACGGCTATTACAAGTCGATTACAGCAACTGGCTGGGACGGAGAATTTTTTCATTACGGTTTGGCCAAAATGGGCGCTTCGCTCGGTCATCTAGACCCGAAAAAGCATGGACGCACCATGTGTGAAGTTTACGGTGCTTACGGCTTTGGGGAAGGACTGAAGCTGATGAAATGGATTACGGATCACATGCTGGTTCGCGGGGTGAACCATTTCGTGCCACATGCTTTTTCATTGAAGAAATACCCGGATCCTGATTGTCCACCGCATATGTATGCAAATGGTAATGACCCTCAGTATCGTTATCTGGGTGTATTGACGCATTATATGAATCGGATCAGCCACTTGCTCTCGGATGGCCGGCATATTGCCCCGGTAGCCATTCTATATCATGGCGAAGCCGAATGGTCCGGAGATTACATGCTCTTCCAGAAGCCTGCGCGCGAACTGATGCAACATCAAATTGATTTCGATGTCGTCCCTGCTGAATTGGTAGCCCATGCCCACGTTGAAGATAGTAGGCTCTATATTCATGACGAGCGGTTTGAAGCATTAGTTATTCCTTACGCCGAAGCATTGCCGGCCCAGTTGCTTATGCAAGTGCAGACATTTACGGAAGCTGGCGTAAAGATATATTTCGTAGACGGACTTCCGGTTCGCACCAGTGAAGGTGAAGCGTTAAGGAAGGATCAGTTACAGAAATTAGGGGGACTTGATGGAGAGAACATCGTAGCCCTTAATCAGCTTTCTGTTCGGCTGAAACAGGAGGACGTGCATGATATCTCCGTATCTGAACATCAGCCCTATTTAAGATACTATCATTACATTCATCCAGATGGGGAAGCGTACATGTTCTTCAATGAAGATCCCGCCCAAACGATTAGCACCACAATTGAGATCCCTGCTATAGAAGACACTCAGCAGTTGTTCATCTATGATGCATTCTTGAATCAACTATCTCCATTAAAGGTTCATACCCGGGAGGGAAAACATTCATTTCATCTTAAACTTGATAAATATCAATCTATGATCGTTGTCCAAAGTGAAACTATAGCAACAGAAACGGTTCTTTTTGCGGAGGCGAACGACATGTTGCCAAATATTAGAGCGATAAAAGGGGAGTGGCAAATATCACTTGCTACTGCTGCGCAGTATCCTAATTTCACCGACTATGGAGAGACCACCGATCTTCGGTCACTGGCTCTTCCGGGGGTTCTGCCTTCTTTTTCAGGTACGGTCCGTTATGAATTGACATTCGATATGCAAAAAATACCTGATGCTGCAAGACTAATCATCCATGAGCCTTATGAGGTTGCGCAAGTTTGGTTGAACGGTCAGGATCTCGGAACCCGTATTTGTCCACCTTATACTTACGATGTCAACGGATGCCTTCAAGCAGGCGACAACCGGTTAATCATTGAGGTGACGAATACCCTAGTGAAAGAACAGCAGGATTATCTGTCGCAGTTTCTAATTCAGGAACCAACAGGTATTGTCGGCGGAGTGTTCTTACAATACTAG
- a CDS encoding beta-glucoside-specific PTS transporter subunit IIABC, translated as MDQRQLAAEVLRSVGGKENINNVTHCVTRLRFELKDNNLPDTEEIKKLEGVISVIQQGGQYQVVIGNKVALVFNELSSLLGGNTESTEASETETKGKKKLFDRFTSMISGVFMPAMGAFSAGGIIKGILAVLSSFGVLSATDGTYIVLNAMGDALFYFFPIFLGSSAAKYFGLNQYLGMLIGASMVYPTLVASVGAEEQLTFLTMPIKMMNYTSSVFPVIVAVWFASLLYKLIDKRVPQSLKYFLSPLIVVLITVPLTLFAIGPVIMYLSDGLASITTVAYNFSPALAGLVLGGGWILIVMFGLHWAFVPIFVNNVITAGSDSLMGLLAANQFAIAGAALAFGLRAIDKQQKSLAISTGGTTLLGVSEPALYGVLLPNKKPLIMAIIGGSVGGLFGGLMHSKVYTFVPAGVFAIPGAINPEGIDLGFYGYVIQMAVGLIVAFVLTYFWGYQKSGNNKSGAETALVTSGPANGSVQNSQVATNKAEQITVYSPLSGETVELKDVSDEAFSSGAMGKGIAIIPSNGKLVSPVTGVVTTVTKSKHAIAITGDLGEEVLIHVGLDTVKLKGEGFDLKVTEGDRLQVGDILMEVDLNLIKDRGFDVVTPVIITNTFDYSEVESRNLNRVIAGESLLTLVR; from the coding sequence ATGGATCAACGTCAGTTGGCAGCAGAGGTGCTACGAAGTGTTGGTGGCAAGGAGAATATTAACAACGTAACTCATTGTGTAACACGTCTTAGATTTGAATTGAAAGACAACAACTTACCAGATACTGAGGAGATAAAAAAGCTGGAAGGCGTCATTTCAGTTATTCAGCAAGGTGGACAATATCAAGTTGTTATCGGCAATAAGGTTGCCTTAGTTTTTAACGAGTTGAGCTCGCTCTTAGGCGGTAATACTGAAAGTACGGAAGCTTCAGAGACTGAGACAAAGGGGAAAAAGAAGCTGTTTGACCGCTTTACCTCAATGATATCCGGTGTATTTATGCCTGCTATGGGTGCGTTCTCGGCAGGCGGTATTATCAAAGGGATCCTTGCGGTGCTTTCATCATTTGGCGTGTTATCGGCAACTGACGGGACATATATCGTGCTTAATGCGATGGGGGATGCACTCTTTTATTTCTTCCCAATCTTTCTCGGCAGCTCGGCAGCCAAGTATTTTGGCTTGAACCAATATCTAGGGATGTTAATTGGTGCCTCCATGGTTTATCCTACTCTGGTAGCGTCTGTCGGCGCTGAGGAACAACTAACGTTCTTAACAATGCCGATCAAAATGATGAATTACACATCCTCTGTATTTCCGGTCATCGTTGCTGTATGGTTCGCATCGTTGCTGTACAAGCTTATTGATAAAAGAGTTCCTCAGAGCTTGAAATATTTCTTGTCCCCTTTGATCGTTGTATTGATTACAGTTCCATTGACCTTGTTTGCTATCGGTCCAGTTATTATGTATTTGAGTGATGGACTGGCCAGCATTACAACAGTTGCCTATAATTTCAGCCCAGCTCTTGCAGGTCTGGTTCTTGGGGGGGGATGGATTCTCATCGTTATGTTTGGTCTTCACTGGGCGTTTGTTCCGATCTTTGTTAACAATGTGATTACTGCAGGCTCCGACTCCTTAATGGGATTACTGGCAGCTAACCAGTTTGCTATAGCCGGCGCGGCGCTTGCTTTTGGATTGCGTGCTATCGATAAGCAACAAAAATCACTGGCTATCTCCACTGGCGGAACGACATTGCTTGGGGTGAGCGAGCCTGCTCTGTACGGAGTGTTGCTGCCGAACAAAAAGCCATTGATCATGGCAATTATCGGCGGTAGCGTCGGAGGCTTATTCGGCGGATTGATGCATTCAAAAGTATATACGTTTGTACCTGCTGGAGTGTTTGCAATTCCAGGTGCGATTAACCCGGAAGGAATTGATTTGGGATTTTACGGATATGTTATACAAATGGCAGTAGGTCTGATTGTTGCTTTCGTTCTCACTTACTTTTGGGGATATCAAAAATCCGGCAACAATAAATCCGGCGCAGAAACTGCTTTAGTGACCAGTGGTCCTGCGAATGGTTCGGTACAAAATTCACAGGTTGCGACGAACAAAGCAGAGCAGATCACGGTATATAGCCCTCTTTCAGGTGAAACGGTGGAATTGAAGGATGTAAGCGACGAAGCTTTTTCAAGCGGGGCTATGGGGAAAGGTATCGCAATTATTCCGAGTAACGGGAAACTGGTCTCTCCGGTAACGGGAGTTGTTACGACTGTTACCAAATCGAAGCATGCCATTGCGATTACAGGTGATCTGGGAGAAGAAGTCCTTATTCATGTGGGTTTGGACACCGTTAAACTAAAGGGTGAGGGTTTTGATCTTAAAGTGACAGAAGGCGATCGGCTTCAAGTGGGGGATATATTAATGGAAGTCGATCTCAATTTGATCAAGGACCGCGGGTTTGATGTCGTCACGCCTGTAATTATAACTAATACTTTCGATTATTCAGAAGTTGAAAGTAGGAATTTAAATCGGGTAATTGCAGGAGAGTCATTACTTACTCTTGTGAGATAA
- a CDS encoding oxidoreductase: MSQKVVLITGASSGIGKEAAMELKNKGFTVYAAARRIDKMQDLAAKGIRPISLDVTNDESMIQAVNEILKKEGRIDILVNNAGYGSYGAVEDIPMEEARRQMEVNVFGLARLIQLVVPSMRKNKFGKIVNVSSMGGKIWTNFGGWYHATKFAVEGLSDCLRLELEPFGIDVIVVEPGGIKTDWGIIAAENLKKVSAKGPYAQAASKSADGMIKNYTGNQLSKPELIARTIGKAVTVKRPKTRYLVGYMAKPMVFMKTVFGDRAYDRIIKMFS, encoded by the coding sequence ATGAGTCAAAAAGTTGTATTAATTACAGGGGCATCTTCGGGTATCGGTAAAGAGGCGGCCATGGAGCTGAAAAATAAAGGTTTTACGGTTTATGCGGCTGCGCGGCGCATCGACAAAATGCAGGATCTTGCTGCAAAAGGCATTCGTCCTATTTCCTTGGATGTCACCAATGACGAATCCATGATTCAGGCTGTCAATGAGATTCTTAAAAAGGAAGGAAGAATTGACATCCTGGTTAATAACGCAGGCTATGGCTCATATGGAGCGGTCGAGGATATTCCTATGGAAGAGGCTCGGCGACAGATGGAGGTGAATGTCTTCGGACTGGCGAGACTGATACAGCTTGTGGTGCCGAGCATGCGCAAAAATAAATTCGGCAAAATTGTTAATGTTTCCTCTATGGGAGGGAAGATTTGGACCAATTTTGGCGGCTGGTATCATGCAACCAAATTTGCAGTAGAAGGTCTTTCGGATTGCCTTCGACTGGAATTGGAACCGTTTGGCATTGATGTCATTGTTGTGGAGCCAGGCGGAATTAAAACGGACTGGGGAATCATTGCCGCCGAAAATCTGAAAAAGGTATCTGCAAAAGGACCGTATGCTCAGGCTGCCAGCAAATCGGCCGATGGAATGATTAAAAATTATACAGGCAATCAATTATCGAAACCAGAGTTAATTGCACGCACCATCGGCAAGGCTGTAACCGTGAAAAGACCGAAAACGCGCTACCTGGTCGGTTATATGGCGAAACCGATGGTATTTATGAAAACTGTCTTTGGAGATCGTGCCTACGACAGAATTATCAAAATGTTCAGTTAA
- a CDS encoding TetR/AcrR family transcriptional regulator: protein MSKRAMTPEAKAIKAKAIMDKAAEMFLSSQYEKIKMSDIAKQMGMSNGILFVYFKTKEALFFSLLCREYEKRLTCLTEMAKELPVRSFDDFKNLVMNELMELVNQNPLYVKLESMRTAVFEKNVDPETMLNQKINLYKLMSELVATICASHALTQEDVMEILQAEASIITGCKLSATLPEEVVDIIKNNGLDGLQRDFQGDIRKTMICYLDGYYKNYIVIRTTGQ, encoded by the coding sequence ATGTCAAAGCGTGCAATGACTCCCGAGGCAAAGGCCATAAAAGCAAAGGCTATTATGGATAAAGCGGCTGAAATGTTTCTGTCATCGCAGTACGAAAAAATCAAGATGTCCGATATAGCCAAGCAGATGGGCATGTCAAACGGGATTCTGTTTGTGTACTTTAAAACAAAAGAAGCATTGTTTTTTAGCCTGCTGTGCAGGGAGTATGAGAAGCGACTCACTTGTCTGACGGAGATGGCGAAGGAGTTACCTGTGCGGAGCTTCGATGACTTCAAAAATCTCGTTATGAATGAGCTCATGGAACTGGTCAACCAGAATCCCCTTTACGTTAAGCTGGAATCCATGCGCACAGCGGTTTTCGAGAAGAATGTGGACCCGGAAACCATGCTGAACCAGAAAATCAATCTGTACAAATTGATGTCAGAGCTAGTTGCCACTATTTGCGCTTCGCACGCATTAACCCAAGAAGATGTGATGGAGATCCTCCAGGCTGAGGCCTCTATCATAACCGGCTGCAAATTATCAGCCACCTTGCCCGAGGAGGTTGTGGATATCATCAAAAATAACGGCCTGGATGGACTCCAACGTGATTTTCAGGGCGATATTCGGAAAACGATGATTTGTTATCTGGATGGATATTATAAGAATTATATAGTCATTCGTACTACCGGACAGTAG
- a CDS encoding NAD-dependent epimerase/dehydratase family protein produces the protein MTKRKQTDTAVVAGATGMMGKQLVRLLLEDPAYQRIIVLVRRSMGISHPKLVEKQVSFDRLESELDASVLKDADVFCTLGTTMKQAGSKEAFSKVDHEYPLALAKAALQHGAASYVIVTAMWASEQSKMFYTRVKGQLERDLLSLGLPRLVILRPSLLIGDREDESFGDRATDMIFRLIGPLLIGPLARMKAIQCKDVAQAMLMMAHESGPTVEVLESEVISLRTGKRNSRNKV, from the coding sequence ATGACAAAAAGAAAACAGACTGACACGGCTGTTGTAGCTGGCGCTACAGGAATGATGGGGAAACAGCTAGTGCGGCTCTTGCTTGAGGACCCGGCATATCAAAGAATCATCGTACTTGTACGTCGGAGTATGGGCATATCCCACCCGAAACTGGTGGAAAAACAAGTCTCTTTTGACAGACTGGAAAGCGAATTGGATGCTTCTGTACTTAAAGACGCTGATGTCTTCTGCACGTTAGGCACGACAATGAAACAAGCGGGCTCAAAAGAAGCCTTTTCCAAAGTTGATCATGAGTATCCGTTGGCTCTGGCTAAAGCTGCTCTTCAGCATGGTGCCGCCAGCTACGTCATTGTTACCGCGATGTGGGCGTCCGAACAGTCCAAGATGTTCTACACACGTGTTAAAGGGCAATTGGAGCGGGATTTATTGTCTCTTGGGCTACCACGTCTTGTCATCCTGCGTCCCTCTCTCTTGATAGGGGATCGTGAGGATGAAAGCTTTGGGGATCGGGCAACGGATATGATTTTTCGCTTGATTGGTCCATTATTGATTGGGCCGCTAGCCAGAATGAAAGCAATCCAGTGCAAGGATGTGGCTCAAGCTATGCTTATGATGGCGCATGAATCAGGTCCAACAGTTGAAGTGCTGGAGTCTGAAGTTATCTCATTAAGAACCGGCAAGAGAAACAGTCGTAACAAGGTTTAA
- a CDS encoding SDR family oxidoreductase, which yields MKTWFITGTSSGFGRSLTELLLERGDRVAATFRKDNALNDLKDRYGEQLWVATLDVTDNQAIRTVVDQAFKDLGNIDVVVNNAGYGLFGAAEEVSDEQITHQFNTNVIGSIQVIRAALPYLRAQGGGRIIQLSSMGGQVAFPALSLYHATKWAMEGFIEALVQEVAPFNIQATLVEPGSARTKFNGSMITGEPMSEYENTPVGYIRQMSQQAATENFPGDPEKMAQTIIVAADSDKAPLRLTLGSDAYELVHKNLVLRIIELEEQKEVAYSTDYNIKAF from the coding sequence ATGAAAACTTGGTTTATAACTGGAACTTCAAGTGGATTTGGTCGGAGTCTGACTGAGCTTTTATTAGAACGTGGTGATCGGGTTGCAGCTACGTTTCGAAAAGATAATGCATTGAATGATCTAAAAGATCGATATGGTGAACAATTGTGGGTTGCTACATTGGATGTAACTGATAATCAGGCGATTCGAACCGTTGTTGATCAGGCATTTAAGGATTTAGGGAATATTGATGTTGTTGTTAACAATGCAGGCTATGGATTGTTCGGAGCAGCTGAGGAAGTGAGTGATGAACAAATTACGCATCAATTCAATACGAACGTCATCGGGTCCATTCAAGTCATTCGAGCTGCGCTTCCTTATCTGCGTGCCCAAGGCGGCGGGCGCATCATACAGCTTTCCAGTATGGGCGGGCAAGTAGCATTTCCAGCTCTGAGCCTTTATCATGCAACGAAGTGGGCTATGGAAGGCTTTATCGAAGCTCTCGTTCAGGAAGTGGCTCCCTTCAATATTCAGGCTACGCTCGTTGAGCCTGGAAGTGCACGAACAAAATTCAATGGCAGCATGATTACAGGCGAGCCTATGAGCGAATATGAGAATACCCCTGTAGGCTATATTCGGCAAATGTCGCAGCAAGCCGCGACGGAAAACTTCCCTGGTGATCCGGAAAAGATGGCTCAGACCATAATTGTAGCTGCAGATTCTGATAAAGCTCCGCTGCGGCTAACACTGGGAAGTGATGCTTATGAACTCGTTCATAAAAACTTGGTTTTACGCATAATTGAGTTAGAGGAACAAAAAGAGGTAGCTTATTCTACAGACTATAATATTAAAGCCTTTTGA
- a CDS encoding ABC transporter substrate-binding protein codes for MLKWKRSLTVLAMAALLGTMAACGGGAKNNAETSAEPASTNTAEKGAPSNEPVKLRIMWWGSQPRHEATLAALDLYTKNNPNVTFEPEYSGMDGYLDKLSTQAAASNAPDIIQLDPGWTPDWMSRNQLAELAPEVDVSKFDEKLLAGGQLDGKQYAVPLGSVAFGMVYDKAAMDKLGIASPTNGWTWDDFFALAKESKSKLPSGQYFTLDYAGNYFMYSAYQYAKGKGQVITDDGRFNVDQAAYLEWTKKFEELRKEGLVPPADVNASDKENDPQMDLMAAGKVLFRYSFSNNLGTWDSIKPGAYALVTMPRAEEAGGWLKPSMYLSVSKNSKHAEEAKKFINWFVNDQEAGKILQTFRGLPANKDISTSLEANMSDLDKVGLELLRATEKDGQTWSAGAGGWTNFIDKDWVLVRDQLSFGKVTPEKAFEQLKEAAQSYEK; via the coding sequence ATGTTGAAATGGAAGCGTTCTCTTACAGTCTTGGCCATGGCAGCCTTGCTGGGAACGATGGCGGCATGCGGCGGCGGGGCAAAAAACAATGCAGAAACTTCTGCAGAGCCTGCTAGCACAAATACTGCCGAAAAGGGTGCACCAAGCAATGAACCTGTTAAGCTACGAATTATGTGGTGGGGATCCCAGCCGCGACATGAGGCGACCTTGGCTGCGCTGGACTTGTACACAAAGAACAACCCCAATGTTACGTTTGAGCCGGAGTATTCCGGTATGGATGGATACTTGGACAAATTATCGACTCAAGCTGCGGCTAGTAACGCACCAGATATCATTCAGCTTGATCCGGGCTGGACGCCGGACTGGATGTCACGTAACCAATTGGCTGAGCTGGCTCCTGAGGTCGATGTAAGTAAATTTGATGAGAAATTGCTGGCCGGAGGCCAACTTGACGGTAAGCAATATGCTGTTCCTCTGGGTTCGGTAGCGTTTGGCATGGTGTATGACAAGGCTGCTATGGATAAGCTCGGGATTGCGAGTCCGACCAATGGCTGGACTTGGGATGATTTCTTCGCCTTGGCCAAGGAATCCAAATCCAAGCTGCCAAGCGGGCAATATTTTACCTTGGACTATGCAGGCAACTACTTTATGTATTCGGCCTACCAATACGCCAAAGGTAAAGGCCAGGTCATCACTGATGATGGTCGCTTCAACGTAGATCAAGCTGCCTACTTGGAATGGACCAAGAAATTTGAAGAGCTGCGCAAAGAAGGATTGGTTCCTCCGGCGGATGTAAACGCATCCGACAAGGAAAATGATCCGCAAATGGACTTGATGGCAGCTGGCAAAGTTTTATTCCGGTATAGCTTTTCTAATAACCTGGGGACTTGGGACAGCATCAAACCAGGTGCTTACGCACTTGTAACCATGCCGCGTGCAGAAGAAGCAGGCGGATGGCTGAAACCATCCATGTACCTGTCCGTCTCCAAAAACTCCAAGCATGCTGAAGAAGCTAAAAAATTCATCAATTGGTTTGTGAATGATCAGGAGGCAGGTAAGATTCTGCAAACATTCCGCGGTCTGCCCGCTAACAAGGATATTTCCACTTCCCTGGAAGCAAACATGAGCGATCTGGATAAGGTTGGATTAGAACTCCTCCGTGCTACTGAAAAGGATGGTCAGACCTGGTCGGCTGGAGCAGGAGGCTGGACGAATTTTATTGACAAAGACTGGGTGCTTGTCCGGGATCAGCTTAGTTTTGGAAAAGTCACACCGGAGAAAGCCTTTGAACAGTTGAAAGAAGCAGCACAATCTTACGAGAAATAA
- a CDS encoding alpha-glucuronidase family glycosyl hydrolase has translation MSNSVLYHPGDGYLAWLQYRRITAGTNVDQYAAYNHLVVTEQDDVVIRSAVNELTQGMEGITGRKVSISGKTETTPSIIIGTFGTGLAIDKSFSTGVSDAVKAEGYALQTDSITGNIAIGAATPAGVLYGVFHLLRIMGTGGSVHNLNILENPVNQLRMINQWDNMDGSVERGYAGKSIFYEANRVTSNLQRIQDYARLLASSGINAIAINNVNVHRVESRLLTEFLPDVAKLAAIFRAYAIKLFLSVNYASTIEIGGLSSADPLDSDVREWWMTAASEIYAEIPDFGGFLVKADSENRPGPFTYGRDHADGANMLAEALKPHGGIVIWRCFVYNCKQDWRDRTTDRARAAYDHFQPLDGRFMDNVILQVKNGPIDFQVREPVSPLLGAMPKTNQVIEFQIAQEYTGQQRHVCYLIPQWKKIIDFDTQLQGEGTTIQRIVEGDVHGNPYSGFAAVSNIGNDTNWTGHLLAQANLYGYGRLAWNPELSAEEIAMEWITLTFGTNELLVQTILDILMNSWEIYESYTAPLGVGFMVNPDHHYGPNVDGYEYSMWGTYHFADCYGVGVDRTTATGTGYTSQYARINMEMYESLESCPDELLLFFHHVLYTHVLHSGKTVIQHIYDTHFEGAERAAGLLDAWKLVKGQVDEEAYQHVADRLAEQTEHAKEWRDRINTYFLRKSGIADQWGRTIY, from the coding sequence ATGAGTAATTCTGTGTTGTATCACCCCGGAGACGGGTATCTGGCCTGGCTGCAGTACCGCCGGATCACAGCGGGGACAAATGTTGATCAATATGCGGCATACAATCATCTTGTTGTGACTGAGCAGGATGATGTTGTTATTCGTTCTGCAGTGAACGAGCTGACTCAAGGCATGGAGGGAATCACAGGGAGAAAAGTTTCCATCTCCGGGAAAACAGAGACAACTCCCAGTATCATTATAGGAACCTTCGGAACTGGCTTAGCGATAGATAAATCATTCAGCACCGGTGTAAGCGATGCTGTTAAAGCGGAGGGTTATGCGCTTCAAACGGACAGCATTACCGGTAATATTGCCATCGGAGCAGCTACTCCCGCAGGTGTATTATATGGAGTGTTCCATCTGCTGCGAATCATGGGTACAGGGGGTTCTGTTCATAATTTGAATATTCTAGAGAACCCTGTCAATCAGCTGCGCATGATCAACCAGTGGGATAATATGGACGGGAGTGTGGAACGGGGGTATGCCGGGAAATCAATTTTTTATGAAGCTAACCGGGTAACAAGCAATCTTCAGCGTATCCAGGATTATGCCCGCCTGCTAGCCTCCAGCGGAATCAATGCGATCGCCATTAATAATGTGAATGTCCACCGGGTGGAGAGCCGTTTGTTAACGGAATTCCTGCCGGATGTGGCGAAGCTGGCAGCAATCTTCCGAGCCTATGCAATCAAGCTGTTCCTGAGCGTCAATTATGCCAGCACTATTGAGATCGGCGGTCTCTCATCGGCAGATCCGCTGGATTCAGACGTCCGAGAATGGTGGATGACCGCAGCGTCGGAAATATATGCAGAAATACCTGATTTCGGAGGATTTCTGGTAAAGGCCGATTCGGAGAACCGGCCGGGACCGTTCACCTATGGAAGAGATCACGCCGACGGGGCCAATATGCTGGCTGAAGCGCTGAAGCCGCATGGCGGAATTGTAATCTGGCGATGTTTTGTATATAACTGCAAGCAGGATTGGCGCGACCGTACCACGGATCGGGCGCGGGCAGCCTATGATCATTTCCAGCCGCTGGATGGACGCTTCATGGACAATGTCATTTTGCAGGTGAAGAATGGACCGATTGACTTTCAGGTGAGAGAGCCAGTCTCGCCGCTGCTAGGTGCTATGCCGAAGACGAATCAGGTAATCGAATTTCAGATTGCCCAGGAGTATACCGGCCAGCAGCGTCATGTGTGCTACCTGATACCCCAGTGGAAAAAGATAATAGACTTTGATACGCAGCTCCAAGGAGAAGGAACTACTATCCAGCGCATTGTGGAAGGAGATGTTCACGGCAATCCTTACAGCGGCTTTGCAGCCGTCTCGAATATTGGTAATGACACCAATTGGACGGGACATCTGCTGGCACAGGCTAATTTGTATGGTTATGGCCGTCTTGCCTGGAATCCAGAGCTGTCTGCCGAGGAAATTGCTATGGAATGGATTACGCTCACCTTTGGCACCAATGAGCTGCTGGTTCAGACTATACTAGACATCCTTATGAACTCCTGGGAGATTTATGAATCGTATACAGCTCCGCTGGGCGTTGGGTTTATGGTCAATCCTGACCATCACTACGGCCCTAATGTGGATGGATATGAATATTCAATGTGGGGTACTTATCACTTCGCAGACTGTTATGGTGTGGGTGTGGACCGCACTACAGCAACAGGAACCGGGTATACCTCCCAATATGCCCGTATTAACATGGAAATGTACGAGTCGCTCGAGAGCTGCCCGGATGAACTGCTGCTTTTCTTCCACCATGTCCTATATACCCATGTGCTTCATTCTGGCAAAACTGTGATTCAGCATATTTATGACACACATTTTGAAGGCGCGGAGCGGGCAGCTGGATTGTTAGATGCCTGGAAGCTA